In Deltaproteobacteria bacterium, one DNA window encodes the following:
- a CDS encoding beta-lactamase family protein, whose product MSDWGRLERVLEEVVSGAAAPGIVAGCWQGGECRVSLARGFLSSEQGDRKVTLGTLYDLASLTKAVCTAPLVWLRVQSGEWGLADRLDDFFPELKGEPQGAITLEQLLRHTSGYPAIIRMDQMDANGPEGAYHLAKFTPLENEPGRVVCYSDVGYLVLGHLLETESRKGLDELFQSEIAEPLGADVPSFRPNGVGPAATNGIAATSVPEGFLRPLYGVVEDENTRFLGGVSGSSGLFGTIDQLANLVLEFRRCWMGTGRLFSRQFLESVWAVSPDPTGNTWTAGWDTPSDTGSTAGRYFSLESVGHLGFTGTSLWYDRRSDVIALVLSNRVCPTRSNPRFGPFRAKIHDTIMEVLGYTDPRPRRYP is encoded by the coding sequence TTGAGCGACTGGGGCCGTCTGGAACGGGTGCTGGAGGAGGTCGTCTCCGGCGCGGCAGCTCCGGGGATCGTTGCCGGGTGCTGGCAGGGCGGTGAATGCAGGGTGAGTCTGGCGAGGGGCTTCCTCTCGTCCGAACAGGGCGACAGGAAAGTCACGCTGGGCACGCTGTATGACCTCGCTTCCCTTACCAAGGCGGTTTGCACGGCTCCGCTTGTCTGGCTTCGCGTACAGAGTGGCGAATGGGGTCTCGCTGACCGTCTCGATGATTTTTTTCCCGAACTGAAGGGCGAGCCGCAGGGCGCGATCACGCTGGAACAGCTGCTCCGGCACACGTCCGGCTATCCGGCCATCATCCGGATGGACCAGATGGACGCCAACGGTCCGGAGGGCGCATATCACCTTGCCAAGTTCACTCCGCTCGAAAACGAGCCGGGCAGGGTGGTCTGCTACTCGGATGTCGGGTATCTGGTGCTCGGCCATTTGCTTGAAACGGAAAGCAGGAAGGGACTAGATGAGCTTTTCCAGTCGGAGATTGCGGAGCCGCTGGGCGCCGATGTCCCCTCGTTCAGGCCGAACGGAGTCGGCCCGGCCGCGACGAACGGCATTGCGGCGACTTCGGTGCCGGAAGGCTTTCTCCGGCCTCTCTATGGTGTGGTCGAGGACGAGAACACGCGGTTCCTGGGCGGAGTGAGTGGCTCGTCGGGCCTGTTCGGAACAATCGACCAGCTGGCCAACCTCGTTCTGGAGTTCCGCAGATGCTGGATGGGAACCGGACGCCTCTTTTCACGACAGTTTCTGGAAAGCGTCTGGGCGGTTTCGCCCGATCCGACCGGCAACACCTGGACGGCGGGATGGGACACGCCTTCCGATACTGGTTCCACCGCGGGGCGGTACTTTTCGCTCGAATCGGTGGGGCATCTTGGATTTACCGGAACCTCGCTGTGGTACGACCGCCGCAGCGACGTGATCGCGCTGGTCCTTTCCAACCGGGTGTGTCCAACCCGGTCCAATCCCCGGTTCGGCCCGTTCCGGGCGAAAATTCATGACACCATCATGGAAGTTCTGGGCTATACGGATCCCCGGCCCAGGAGGTATCCGTGA